In a single window of the Syngnathus typhle isolate RoL2023-S1 ecotype Sweden linkage group LG19, RoL_Styp_1.0, whole genome shotgun sequence genome:
- the abi1a gene encoding abl interactor 1a isoform X15 produces the protein MAELQMLLDEEIPAGKRALVESYQNLTRVADYCESNYVQAQDKRKALEETKAYTTQSLASVAYQINALANNVLQLLDIQASQLRRMESSINHISQTVDIHKEKVARREIGILTTNKNTARTHKIIAPANIERPVRYIRKPIDYAVLDDVGHGVKHGNNQSIRAGTLSRTNPPTQKPPSPPMSGRGTLGRNASYKTLEPVKPPTVPNDYMTSPARLGNQHATQHSPGRTASLSQRQRTHSGSSGGSSSRENSGSSSGIGIPIAVPTPSIPNLGPVSDTPTPPPPPPPDDLAMFDESPPPPPPPPVDYEEEDASVVHYNDPYADGDPHWAPKNYVEKVVAIYDYSKDKDDELSFMEGAIIYVMKKNDDGWYEGVSGGVTGLFPGNYVESIIHYAD, from the exons ATGGCGGAACTACAAATGTTGCTCGACGAGGAGATCCCGGCCGGCAAGAGAGCGCTTGTCGAGAGTTACCAGAACCTAACCCGAGTCGCGGACTACTGTGAAAGCAATTATGTGCAG GCCCAGGACAAGAGGAAAGCTCTGGAGGAGACCAAAGCTTACACCACGCAGTCGCTGGCCAGCGTGGCCTACCAGATTAATGCCTTAGCCAACAACGTGCTGCAGCTGCTGGACATCCAGGCCTCGCAGCTGCGGCGCATGGAGTCCTCCATCAACCACATCTCGCAG ACAGTGGACATCCACAAAGAGAAGGTGGCGCGACGGGAGATTGGCATCCTGACGACCAACAAGAACACGGCGAGGACCCACAAGATCATTGCGCCAGCCAACATAGAACGCCCCGTGCGCTACATCAGGAAGCCCATCGACTACGCCGTACTGGACGACGTTGGACACGGAGTCAAg CACGGAAACAATCAGTCAATCCGAGCAGGAACCCTATCGCGGACCAACCCGCCTACGCAGAAACCACCCAGCCCGCCCATGTCGGGTCGCGGGACGCTTGG GCGCAACGCATCCTACAAAACTTTGGAGCCAGTGAAGCCCCCGACGGTGCCCAACGATTACATGACCAGCCCGGCCCGCCTGGGCAACCAGCACGCCACGCAGCACAGCCCTGGACGCACGGCCTCACTCAGCCAGAGgcagcgcacacacag CGGCAGCAGCGGGGGCAGCAGCAGCCGGGAgaacagcggcagcagcagtggCATCGGCATTCCCATCGCAGTACCTACACCCTCCATTCCCAACTTGGGACCAG TCTCCGACACCCCGACTCCGCCCCCGCCGCCACCCCCGGACGACCTGGCCATGTTCGACGAGTCCCCACCGCCGCCACCCCCTCCCCCGGTGGACTACGAGGAGGAGGATGCCTCAGTGGTGCATTACAACGACCCCTATGCCGACGGAGACCCCCATTGGGCACCCAAAAACTACGTCGAAAAAG TGGTGGCCATCTACGACTACAGCAAGGATAAAGATGACGAGCTGTCCTTCATGGAGGGCGCCATCATCTATGTGATGAAGAAGAACGACGACGGCTGGTACGAGGGCGTCAGCGGCGGCGTCACCGGCCTCTTCCCCGGCAACTATGTGGAAAGCATCATACACTATGCTGACTGA